The following are encoded in a window of Qipengyuania soli genomic DNA:
- a CDS encoding D-alanine--D-alanine ligase, producing MTDLPKLHIAVLMGGWANERPVSLMSGEGVAKALEERGHSVTRIDMDRQVAARIAEVAPDVVFNALHGVPGEDGTVQGMLDLMGVPYTHSGLVTSVIAIDKQLTKQALVPAGIPMPGGRIVKSADLHDRDPMPRPYVLKPVNEGSSVGVAIVTDEGNYGNPIARDAKGPWQEFRELLAEPYIKGREMTSAVVDFPEGPRALAVTELKPKSGFYDFDAKYTDGMTDHVCPADLPDNIRDLCLEYALKAHKVLGCKGTSRTDFRWDEEQGEDGLFVLETNTQPGMTALSLVPEQARYAGYEYGELCEMIVAAALRDHAAKSGGGGDG from the coding sequence ATGACCGATCTCCCCAAACTCCACATCGCCGTCCTCATGGGCGGCTGGGCGAACGAGCGGCCTGTCAGCCTGATGTCGGGCGAGGGCGTTGCCAAGGCGCTGGAAGAGCGCGGCCATAGCGTGACGCGGATCGACATGGACCGGCAGGTCGCGGCGCGGATTGCCGAGGTCGCTCCCGACGTCGTTTTCAACGCGCTCCACGGCGTTCCGGGCGAGGACGGGACGGTGCAGGGCATGCTCGACCTGATGGGGGTGCCCTATACGCACTCGGGGCTCGTCACCTCGGTCATCGCGATCGACAAGCAGCTGACCAAGCAGGCGCTGGTGCCCGCAGGCATTCCCATGCCCGGCGGCCGCATCGTCAAGAGTGCAGACCTGCACGACCGCGACCCGATGCCGCGCCCTTATGTGCTGAAGCCGGTCAACGAGGGCAGTTCGGTCGGCGTCGCCATCGTCACCGACGAAGGCAATTACGGCAACCCGATCGCGCGCGATGCCAAGGGCCCGTGGCAGGAGTTCAGGGAACTGCTGGCCGAGCCCTATATCAAGGGCCGCGAGATGACCTCTGCCGTCGTGGATTTCCCCGAGGGACCGCGCGCGCTGGCCGTTACCGAACTGAAGCCCAAGAGCGGCTTCTACGATTTCGATGCCAAGTACACCGACGGCATGACCGACCATGTCTGCCCCGCCGACCTTCCCGACAACATCCGCGACCTGTGCCTCGAATATGCATTGAAGGCGCACAAGGTGTTGGGTTGCAAGGGCACCAGCCGGACCGACTTCCGCTGGGACGAGGAACAGGGCGAGGACGGGCTCTTCGTGCTCGAAACCAATACCCAACCGGGGATGACCGCGCTTAGCCTGGTCCCCGAACAGGCGCGCTATGCGGGCTATGAATATGGCGAGCTGTGCGAGATGATCGTCGCCGCCGCGCTGCGCGATCACGCCGCGAAATCGGGCGGGGGCGGCGATGGCTAA
- the murB gene encoding UDP-N-acetylmuramate dehydrogenase, with product MAPDCEVDGAVAAPISTVGIRGKLTHDAPLAKLVWFKSGGNADWLFEPADLDDLVLFLERLDGSLPVMALGLGSNLIVRDGGVPGVVIKLGKAFAKIEVLEDNVLVCGAGAHGILVASTARDAGIAGMEFMRGIPGTVGGFVRMNGGAYGREVSDVLVDCDVILPDGSLVTLPAVDLQYTYRHSVLPEGAVVVGARFKGVPGDPAVIGAEMDRIAEAREASQPLRTKTGGSTFKNPPGKKAWELVDAAGCRGLQMGGAQVSEKHTNFLINMGHATSADIEGLGEEVKRRVYANSGVELEWEIQRVGRP from the coding sequence ATGGCGCCCGACTGCGAAGTCGATGGCGCTGTGGCGGCGCCCATCTCGACCGTCGGGATCCGCGGCAAGCTTACGCATGATGCGCCACTGGCGAAGCTCGTCTGGTTCAAGAGCGGCGGCAATGCCGACTGGCTGTTCGAGCCTGCCGACCTCGACGACCTCGTGTTGTTCCTCGAACGACTCGACGGTTCGCTGCCGGTCATGGCGCTCGGCCTCGGGTCGAACCTGATCGTGCGCGACGGCGGGGTTCCGGGCGTGGTCATCAAGCTCGGCAAGGCCTTCGCCAAGATCGAGGTGCTGGAGGACAATGTTCTCGTCTGCGGTGCGGGCGCGCATGGCATTCTCGTCGCCTCGACCGCGCGCGACGCAGGGATAGCGGGCATGGAATTCATGCGCGGCATTCCCGGGACCGTCGGCGGCTTCGTCCGCATGAACGGGGGCGCCTATGGCCGCGAGGTCAGCGATGTGCTGGTCGATTGCGACGTCATCCTGCCCGACGGATCGCTGGTGACGTTGCCCGCCGTCGACCTGCAATACACCTATCGCCACTCGGTCCTGCCCGAAGGTGCCGTGGTCGTCGGCGCCCGCTTCAAGGGCGTGCCGGGCGATCCAGCGGTGATCGGCGCGGAGATGGACCGCATCGCCGAAGCGCGCGAGGCGAGCCAGCCGCTGCGCACCAAGACCGGCGGATCGACCTTCAAGAACCCGCCGGGAAAGAAGGCGTGGGAGCTCGTCGATGCCGCCGGATGTCGCGGACTCCAGATGGGCGGCGCGCAGGTAAGCGAGAAGCACACCAACTTCCTCATCAACATGGGGCACGCGACCAGCGCCGATATCGAAGGGCTGGGCGAGGAAGTGAAACGACGGGTCTACGCCAATTCGGGCGTCGAGCTGGAATGGGAAATTCAACGCGTGGGGCGACCGTAG
- the murC gene encoding UDP-N-acetylmuramate--L-alanine ligase: MRGVPTDIGVVHFVGIGGIGMSGIAEVMNNLGYTVQGSDMKESATVERLRKQGIAVKIGHEKENVEGAAVVVTSTAVKRTNPEVAHALENRIPVVRRAEMLAELMRLKSTIAVAGTHGKTTTTSMIAALLDAGNVDPTVINGGIIEQYGSNARLGDSDWMVVEADESDGSFLRLDGTIAVVTNIDPEHLDHYGDFEGVKDAFVEFIHNVPFYGAAVLCIDHPEVQAVIGKVRDRRVVTYGFSLQADICGVNVQPDAGGNKFDVIVRQRGEEDRRIEGVRLPMPGRHNVQNALAAIAVAIEMGCADEVIVNGFSSFGGVRRRFTRVGEVKTRTGSATIIDDYGHHPVEIKAVLAAARESAGAGRVIAVVQPHRYTRLRDLMDDFQSCFNDADKVFVTPVYAAGEEPIEGVDAEALAAGLKSRGHRSAATVANEDELAKALAEDIVAGDLIVCLGAGDITRWAAELAGRIERERSA, translated from the coding sequence GTGAGAGGCGTTCCGACAGATATCGGCGTCGTGCATTTCGTCGGCATCGGCGGCATCGGCATGTCGGGCATTGCCGAGGTGATGAACAACCTCGGCTATACCGTGCAGGGCTCCGACATGAAGGAAAGCGCCACGGTCGAGCGGCTGCGCAAGCAGGGTATCGCCGTGAAGATCGGGCACGAGAAGGAAAACGTCGAGGGCGCCGCTGTCGTCGTCACCTCCACTGCCGTGAAGCGCACCAATCCCGAAGTCGCCCACGCGCTCGAGAACCGCATTCCCGTGGTGCGTCGGGCGGAAATGCTGGCCGAACTGATGCGCCTCAAGTCGACCATCGCCGTCGCGGGGACGCACGGCAAGACGACGACGACCAGCATGATCGCCGCGCTGCTTGATGCGGGCAATGTCGATCCGACGGTCATCAATGGCGGGATCATCGAGCAGTATGGTTCGAACGCCCGCCTCGGCGACAGCGACTGGATGGTGGTCGAGGCCGACGAGAGCGACGGCAGCTTCCTGCGCCTCGACGGGACGATTGCGGTCGTCACCAACATCGATCCCGAACATCTCGACCATTACGGCGATTTCGAGGGCGTCAAGGACGCCTTCGTCGAGTTCATCCACAATGTCCCCTTCTACGGCGCGGCGGTGCTGTGCATCGACCATCCCGAAGTCCAGGCGGTGATCGGCAAGGTCCGCGACCGCCGCGTGGTGACCTACGGCTTCTCGCTCCAGGCCGACATCTGCGGGGTCAACGTCCAGCCCGATGCAGGCGGCAACAAGTTCGACGTGATTGTCCGCCAACGGGGCGAGGAGGATCGCCGGATCGAGGGCGTTCGCCTCCCTATGCCGGGCCGTCACAACGTCCAGAACGCGCTCGCCGCGATTGCCGTGGCGATCGAGATGGGCTGTGCGGACGAAGTCATCGTCAACGGCTTTTCCAGCTTCGGCGGCGTGCGTCGCCGCTTCACCCGCGTGGGCGAGGTCAAGACGCGGACCGGCTCCGCAACGATCATCGACGACTATGGCCACCACCCGGTGGAGATCAAAGCCGTGCTCGCCGCCGCGCGTGAGAGCGCAGGCGCTGGCCGCGTCATCGCCGTGGTCCAGCCGCACCGCTATACCCGCCTGCGCGACCTGATGGATGACTTCCAGTCGTGCTTCAACGATGCCGACAAGGTTTTCGTCACCCCGGTCTATGCCGCGGGCGAGGAGCCCATCGAAGGTGTCGATGCCGAGGCGCTGGCGGCCGGCCTCAAGTCGCGCGGACATCGCTCGGCCGCGACCGTCGCAAACGAGGACGAACTGGCAAAGGCCCTCGCAGAAGATATCGTGGCGGGTGACCTCATCGTCTGCCTCGGCGCGGGCGACATCACCCGCTGGGCCGCCGAACTCGCCGGACGTATCGAGCGGGAGCGGTCTGCATGA